In one window of Rhinopithecus roxellana isolate Shanxi Qingling chromosome 15, ASM756505v1, whole genome shotgun sequence DNA:
- the AQP11 gene encoding aquaporin-11 gives MSPLLGLRPELQDTCTSLGLMLSVVLLIGLARVVARQQLHRPVAHAFVLEFLATFQLCCCTHELQLLSEQHSAHPTWTLTLVYFFSLVHGLTLVGTSSNPCGVMMQMMLGGMSPETGAVRLLAQLVSALCSRYCTSALWNLGLTQYHVSERSFACKNPIQVDLFKAVITEAVCSFLFHSALLHFQEVRTKLRIHLLAALITFLVYAGGSLTGAVFNPALALSLHFMCFDEAFPQFFIVYWLAPSLGILLMILMFSFFLPWLHNNHTINKKE, from the exons ATGTCGCCGCTGCTGGGGCTCCGGCCCGAGCTGCAGGACACCTGCACCTCTCTGGGACTGATGCTGTCGGTGGTGCTGCTCATAGGGCTGGCCCGCGTGGTCGCCCGGCAGCAGCTGCACAGGCCGGTGGCCCACGCCTTCGTCTTGGAGTTTCTAGCCACCTTCCAGCTCTGCTGCTGCACCCACGAGCTGCAACTGCTGAGCGAGCAGCACTCTGCGCACCCCACCTGGACGCTGACGCTCGTCTACTTCTTCTCGCTGGTGCATGGTCTGACTCTAGTGGGTACATCCAGCAACCCGTGCGGCGTGATGATGCAGATGATGCTGGGGGGCATGTCCCCAGAGACGGGCGCGGTGAGGCTATTGGCTCAGCTGGTTAGTGCCCTGTGCAGCAGGTACTGCACAAGCGCCCTGTGGAACTTGGGTCTGACCCAGTATCACGTCAGCGAGAGGAGCTTCGCTTGCAAGAATCCCATCCAAGTCGACTTGTTCAAAGCGGTCATCACAGAGGCCGTCTGCTCCTTTCTTTTCCACAGCGCTCTGCTGCACTTTCAGGAGGTCCGAACCAAGCTTCGTATCCACCTGCTGGCTGCACTCATCACCTTTTTGGTCTATGCAG GAGGAAGTCTAACAGGAGCTGTATTTAATCCAGCTTTGGCACTTTCGCTACATTTCATGTGTTTTGATGAAGCATTTCCTCAGTTTTTTATAGTATACTGGCTGGCTCCTTCTTTAG GTATATTGTTGATGATATTGATGTTCAGCTTTTTCCTTCCATGGCTGCATAACAACCATACaattaataaaaaggaataa